In one window of Xiphophorus hellerii strain 12219 chromosome 23, Xiphophorus_hellerii-4.1, whole genome shotgun sequence DNA:
- the LOC116713910 gene encoding uncharacterized protein LOC116713910 isoform X3 — translation MVRTLVSHLMDQYGENPSSDTKAILASSIVDQFPCLRDSHGTGYDAWFTRGRQHRPATGFLEERLRNVRKRHQPRKKMLSAPEAPPKRSSLPEPTISAERAIQMTEWLKNNFWPADQVVQYMRETAVYRAGWIRSSGTIPMQQIFAEFPRLLDTPGMILQDFAVLYPQSCGKLTENWNTLFSSKVIRMGKKEESGLLPEIELLPQDKQGDVALQLLPKLLSAVPYRVGRKVVRPSNLEVQQAFIDVQPIGTNMVEYLGSTATEHPRVLMLGDRYCCSQAFVVINGTALEYPSLLGAVDGCFKSFFVFDVSYPKSCIQIWDFLQTVIYEIPGNESPPIKLMRAQLEAMEE, via the exons ccCATCTTCAGACACTAAAGCAATTCTGGCATCTTCGATTGTGGACCAGTTTCCATGTTTAAGAGACAGCCATGGCACAGGATAT gACGCCTGGTTTACCCGCGGAAGACAACACAGGCCAGCAACTGGCTTTCTGGAGGAGCGTCTCCGTAATGTAAGGAAAAGGCATCAACCAAGGAAGAAGATGCTTTCAGCCCCAGAAGCTCCACCAAAAAGATCAAGTTTGCCTG aacCAACCATCAGTGCTGAGCGTGCCATCCAGATGACAGAATGGCTAAAAAATAACTTCTGGCCCGCAGACCAGGTTGTCCAATACATGCGGGAAACTGCAGTATATCGCGCAGGATGGATCCGCTCAAGTGGGACAATCCCAATGCAGCAGATTTTTGCAGAGTTCCCACGTTTGTTGGACACACCAGGGATG ATTTTGCAGGACTTTGCCGTTTTATATCCACAGTCTTGTGGAAAACTGACAGAGAACTGGAACACCTTGTTCTCATCAAAGGTCATTCGCATGGGGAAGAAGGAGGAGAGCGGTCTTCTGCCTGAGATTGAGTTGCTTCCACAAG ACAAACAAGGTGACGTGGCACTACAGCTGCTGCCAAAACTCCTCTCTGCTGTTCCCTACAGAGTTGGGCGAAAGGTGGTCAGACCCAGCAACCTTGAAGTCCAGCAAGCCTTCATTGATGTCCAGCCA ATTGGGACAAATATGGTGGAATATCTTGGAAGTACAGCAACAGAGCATCCACGTGTTCTCATGCTTGGGGACAGGTATTGTTGTTCCCAAGCATTTGTCGTCATAAATGGAACTGCTTTGGAATATCCATCTCTTTTGGGGGCCGTTGACGGCTGTTTCAAATCATTCTTCGTTTTTGATGTGAGTTATCCGAAGTCGTGTATCCAGATTTGGGATTTTCTCCAAACTGTGATATATGAAATCCCAGGAAACGAGTCACCCCCGATAAAATTAATGAGGGCACAGTTGGAGGCCATGGAAGAATAA